Within Quercus lobata isolate SW786 chromosome 5, ValleyOak3.0 Primary Assembly, whole genome shotgun sequence, the genomic segment tctttgttttcaGTAAGTTACTAAAAAAAGACTTTCTTATGCACCTATATTTGAACACTGTAGACCACTGAATCCTATCTCTGAATTCTGTTTAGTGATTAAATATTTCAATGGCAGCCTTTATGTCTGTTCTACACATGTATGAGAGTTTTGGTTGGTGGAGAAGAGCGGATTACATAAAAGTGCATTTTGCTGAGAGTTGGAATGAGATGCATCACTTGCTCATTATGGAAGTAATATTCTTTCTTCAAAATTCCTTTCTCATTGTTATAATTGATATAGCACCACATTTGTTCTTCAGTAAGAAAAGTCTCTGTAAAAAGGTTCCACCATTATTTAGATTCTGTTTAGTTTTCCCTGAAAATACCATATCTTGCCCTCATTTATGATATGGTTCATTAAACTTTCCAAAACTAAAAGATTAAGAAACTTTAAATTTATGACCTAAAGACTGATGAGAAAACTTAACCCATTGTGAAGAATATTTATCAAAAGTGATGGAGGCTCTCAGCTCCCCACCCTGCAGGGGGCGGGGACGGCAGGTTAGCTTGACACTGCTCTCCTATgaacatgcacacacacacactcacacacacacacacaaaataaagattttCTTGTAGAATTCTTGTAGCTTCATTTTTTTCCACTGGGCCAACCATTTTGCAGATATAGTCACCTAAAAGATATGAAATCTTGAAATATTACTTGTGTAATTTGCTTGATATTTAAGATTACATACCTCTAATTGCAGGAGTTGGGGGGAAATGCTTGGTGGATTGACCGGTTTCTTGCTCAACATATTGCAATCGCTTACTACATTATGACAGTCTTAATGTATGTTATAAGCCCTAGAATGGCATGTAAGTACTTCCATCTTGGTTTTACTGTATAATAATTTCGCACCTTCTTTATTCCCAGAATCCTGCTGGTTTTGTTTTTCTGAATGGTTATAAGACTTCTTGttgtatttcaattttcaaccaaACTGAGACCATAAATTGATTTTTCAATTCAACTTGAAAGCAAGCAAAATGACTCTAAATATAATACTGCTATCTCTTGGAGCTCATAAAAAATTGTTCCTAGGAAATGAATTTGTCTTGTaattttcaactttatttttttactaataaataaggaaaaaaaactttattttcaatttctactTTTCTACAGGGTCACTGCATGTTATTAGTCATCTGAAATGCTGATTTTTGTATACTTGTTACTAGTGCAGATCACTTTTCTGAATGTGTAGAGGGCCATGCATTTGAAACTTACGACAAATTTATCAAGGCCCGAGGAGGTGTGTTGAGAGTTTTAATGTTAATGAATATTAATCTTGCTTGGTTGCACGTGCACACATAACTGTTATAGATTCAAAAGTCAATTTCAATAGCATCAGattatatttgttttggtaCATACAGACCATATGTTGTGTGATGCCTAATCACCTTGTACTACCACTCAGCCCTCATTTGACTCAGGATTCCTTGAGTTCTCCAGGTCTCGCACTAAGACTACTCAAGAAGCCACTGGGTCCTATTAGAATGACAGTAACTCGTACTTCTAAATGTGACTCAATCATTCTTATGGTGTctgttctttttgtttctttgtagAGGAGTTGAAAAAATTACCTGCACCTGAGGTTGCTGTAAAATACTACACTGGAGGTGACTTCTACTTGTTTGGTAAGTTTTCATCTTACAAGCTTTTGTTCCATCTTCTAAGATACTACCTAGGTTATGACATTTCCTCCGTATTCTATGCAGATGAATTTCAAACGGCAAGAACTCCCAATTCTCGAAGGCCTAAAATAGGTAATGTCATCAGCTTTGATGTTTTTCAATATGACTCATTTACCTGCTCCACTATGTCTTTTGGTACCACAAAATGAGTAGCTCAAATTTCATTGCTTTGCTGACTTTTTGATAGTATTAGTGCTTTCATTTATGTACCCTTGGTTCCAGTTATACCCCTGTGCCAATTGATTAGAGACAGCTTTGTATTCCAGCGGGTGGGTTGCTTCTCTTGGAAAAAAGATTGGCTTGTTAGGCAGACCATGATGGAAGGccaaccattttattttttattttttaaattcattgaaGTTCTATTTGCTCAATATATTTccctctttccttttttgtttatggaGCAATTACTTAGAAGTACATTTTGTGCAACAACCCTTCTAATCTAATACAAAAGGATCCCATGATCATAAACCGATCTTACCTAGGAAAAAGAATACCAGTCAAAAGATTTATTTTGCTTCTGttaattttcattccttttcttCAGAGAATTTGTACGACGTGTTTTTGAACATTAGAGATGATGAAGCTGAACATTGTAAGACGATGAAAGCGTGTCAGACTCGTGGGAACCTTCGGTCTCCTCATTCATATCCAGAGGATGCCTCTGAAGATGACTCTCAAAATGTCCTTCATGAAGCCGATTGTGAAGGTATTGTAGATTGCATAAAGAAATCTGTCACATCACCTCCAGCAAATCAAGACATATGACAGGCATGGAAAATTAGCTTACAATCCATGGATAGGGATACAATCGTATAGACAATCAATAGAGATCTAATAGATGTCTTGGCTCTTCAATGAAAGGTTGttctacttttattttaatattttacccACGTTATATAGAGCTGAGGAAGAAATTCATGCTATGGTTCATCATAATCTGTGACACATCTCTTTTGCTTCCTCATAAATTCATCTCCATTCCAAGAATGCTTCCTAGATGACACAGCCTGATGAGGAAGCTTATCAATGTAAAATCAAACCgacatcttctttttttttggctagatgTATTAACTGAGAACAGAACAAAAGAACTACAAAGAGAGTTTTACGCTTATGGGGTTCACCTTTATATAAAAGGGATGTAACCATTACATCAAGTTATAAATCCTTGtttaattttacattgaaacaatAACAAGCTGATTATTTTCCTTGTTCAGGTGGTAAGCATTCATCGCTGCATTTTGCT encodes:
- the LOC115992542 gene encoding ubiquinol oxidase 4, chloroplastic/chromoplastic-like; this encodes MITTTLSSTVFTTSASPLKVNRYNSKHNNSASFYSQIPFLYNPLSKAPSISRKSCRVRATVLKENEEKVVVEESFPAKTSPGDGGKGSGGDNEPPESSSSDALEGWAIKFEQSVNIFLTDSVIKILDTLYHDREYPRFFVLETIARVPYFAFMSVLHMYESFGWWRRADYIKVHFAESWNEMHHLLIMEELGGNAWWIDRFLAQHIAIAYYIMTVLMYVISPRMAYHFSECVEGHAFETYDKFIKARGEELKKLPAPEVAVKYYTGGDFYLFDEFQTARTPNSRRPKIENLYDVFLNIRDDEAEHCKTMKACQTRGNLRSPHSYPEDASEDDSQNVLHEADCEGIVDCIKKSVTSPPANQDI